From one Rosa rugosa chromosome 4, drRosRugo1.1, whole genome shotgun sequence genomic stretch:
- the LOC133706799 gene encoding peroxisome biogenesis protein 3-2, translating to MLSLRGFWRRHRRKVLVATGVLGGGYLLYKLYNAHRQRLTDLEAELAREQESSEELLKAKMQAHFENIQSIADTTTLPHVMHYLSSRIAEELDTTYITERLMQMKGKSPEKLELWDRLKVLSFTRMMLSLWSMTMLSLYIRVQVNILGRHLYIDTARGFGSSLIVEDAELIDRDDQQKFLASSDYLSSYGMPALISNIQAAAAEVLNGKQLTERFNTTVLHDTIMQMLDKFMSTGSPHHWVNYLMPEDARWVELATAFSSDSTVLPDVTKFEQLMLETRSVISSGEFGSIARMALRAVVDTVVVDMGAQSGGDLASGTPLAKVLARVAQMGPTLLGESSKFVQIILNVPEVELFFTLIYSHMQIS from the exons ATGCTTTCTTTGAG GGGCTTTTGGAGGAGGCATAGGAGGAAGGTGCTTGTTGCAACTGGTGTGTTAGGAGGTGGATATCTACTGTATAAACTATATAATGCTCACAGACAGAGGCTTACTGACCTGGAGGCCGAACTCGCCCGTGAACAAGAGAGCAGTGAGGAGCTCCTTAAGGCTAA AATGCAAGCTCATTTTGAGAACATTCAAAGCATTGCTGATACAACAACGCTGCCTCACGTGATGCACTATTTGAGTAGTCGGATAGCAGAAGAGTTAGATACTACTTATATCACCGAAAGGTTAATGCAAATGAAGGGGAAGTCTCCAGAGAAACTTGAATTGTGGGATAGATTAAAAGTTCTAA GCTTCACAAGAATGATGTTGTCATTGTGGTCGATGACGATGCTTAGCTTATATATTAGAGTTCAAGTCAATATATTAGGGAGACATTTATACATTGATACTGCACGTGGTTTTGGAAGCTCTCTTATAGTT GAGGATGCTGAACTCATTGATAGGGATGACCAGCAGAAGTTTCTAGCAAGTTCTGATTATCTCTCCAGTTATGGCATGCCTGCTTTAATTTCGAATATCCaggcagcagcagcagaagTTCTTAATGG AAAGCAGCTAACTGAACGGTTCAATACCACGGTTCTCCATGATACTATTATGCAAATGCTTGACAAGTTCATGAGCACAGGAAGTCCCCATCACTGGGTGAACTACTTGATGCCAGAGGATGCTCGTTGGGTTGAACTAGCGACTGCCTTCAGCAGTGATAGCACAGTTCTTCCGGATGTCACCAAATTTGAACAACTTATGCTGGAGACGCGGTCAGTAATATCAAG TGGTGAATTTGGTAGTATTGCTCGGATGGCACTGAGAGCAGTGGTGGATACAGTGGTAGTGGATATGGGCGCTCAATCCGGAGGTGATCTAGCGTCCGGAACGCCCCTTGCCAAAGTCTTGGCAAGAGTTGCACAGATGGGTCCCACACTCCTTGGAGAATCAAGCAAATTCGTACAGATCATTCTAAATGTACCAGAAGTTGAGCTCTTTTTTACTCTCATCTATTCACATATGCAAATCTCATAG
- the LOC133743536 gene encoding small ribosomal subunit protein RACK1: protein MGSEGLVLKGTMRAHTDMVTAIAIPIDNSEMIVSASRDKSIILWQLNKDEKAYGVPRRRLTGHSHFVQDVVLSSDGQFALSGSWDGELRLWDLAQGVSARRFVGHTKDVLSVAFSIDNRQIVSASRDRTIKLWNTLGECKYTIQEQDGHNDWVSCVRFSPNTLQPTIVSASWDRTVKVWNLTNCKLRNTLEGHNGYVNTVAVSPDGSLCASGGKDGVILLWDLAEGKRLYSLDAGAIIHALCFSPNRYWLCAATEQSIKIWDLESKSIVEDLKVDLKTEAEKTDDTHTANKKKVIYCTSLNWSADGSTLFSGYTDGVIRVWGIGRF from the exons ATGGGTTCCGAAGGCCTCGTCCTCAAGGGCACCATGAGGGCCCACACCGACATGGTCACCGCCATCGCCATCCCCATCGACAACTCCGAGATGATCGTCTCCGCCTCCCGCGACAAATCCATCATCCTCTGGCAGCTCAACAAGGACGAGAAGGCCTACGGCGTCCCCCGCCGCCGCCTCACCGGCCACTCCCACTTCGTCCAGGACGTCGTGCTCTCCTCCGACGGCCAGTTCGCCCTCTCCGGCTCCTGGGACGGCGAGCTCCGCCTCTGGGACCTCGCCCAGGGCGTCTCGGCCCGCCGCTTCGTCGGCCACACCAAGGACGTCCTCTCCGTGGCCTTCTCCATCGACAACCGTCAGATCGTCTCGGCCTCCCGCGACCGCACGATCAAGCTGTGGAACACTCTCGGCGAGTGCAAGTACACTATCCAGGAGCAGGACGGCCACAACGACTGGGTCAGCTGCGTCAGGTTCAGCCCCAACACGCTGCAGCCGACGATCGTTTCGGCGTCGTGGGACCGCACCGTGAAGGTGTGGAACTTGACCAATTGCAAGCTGAGGAACACTCTGGAAGGGCACAATGGGTATGTGAACACCGTGGCGGTGTCGCCGGATGGTTCGCTGTGCGCCAGCGGAGGGAAAGATGGGGTCATTTTGCTGTGGGATTTGGCCGAGGGGAAGAGGCTGTACTCGCTCGACGCCGGGGCGATTATTCATGCTCTCTGCTTCAGTCCCAACAGGTACTGGCTGTGCGCTGCGACTGAGCAGAGCATTAAGATCTGGGATTTGGAGAGTAAGAGCATTGTGGAGGATTTGAAGGTCGATTTGAAGACTGAGGCTGAGAAGACCGATGATACCCACACTGCCAACAAGAAGAAG GTTATCTACTGTACTAGCTTGAACTGGAGTGCAGATGGAAGCACATTGTTCAGTGGATACACCGATGGCGTTATCAGAGTTTGGGGAATTGGCCGCTTCTAG